From one Esox lucius isolate fEsoLuc1 chromosome 11, fEsoLuc1.pri, whole genome shotgun sequence genomic stretch:
- the LOC105008981 gene encoding uncharacterized protein LOC105008981 isoform X2, whose amino-acid sequence MVQTLNNMEELRDSGFGCHSPRHGLKLLYWLECANQICKKLLPDDDYPFYEVGNLHLPASKSMPKYVRKGDTGNIDQSNMDRLIISMCTDKIVHKVYVTQHDDLKTFDPVNTYRISRGLLMIICGHRSAGMSLGEFLNQAGYSTHQSNIYSYESYNPTHDPSAGSRPASSSTPRDTMINMQAEPEAARGFWDTFCTIL is encoded by the exons ATGGTTCAAACACTCAACAACATGGAGGAACTTAGAGATTCTGGGTTTGGTTGTCACTCGCCTAGACACGGGCTCAAGCTTCTTTACTG GCTGGAGTGTGCCAATCAAATCTGCAAAAAACTGCTTCCTGATGATGACTACCCATTTTATGAGGTAGGAAACCTCCACCTCCCAGCATCTAAATCCATGCCTAAATATGTCCGGAAAGGTGACACTGGCAACATAGACCAAAGCAACATGGACCGCCTCATCATCAGCATGTGCACAGACAAGATTGTGCATAAGGTCTATGTGACTCAGCATGACGACCTAAAGACTTTTGACCCCGTCAACACCTATCGCATCAGCAGAGGGTTGCTCATGATCATCTGTGGCCATAGATCTGCAGGCATGTCACTGGGGGAATTCCTGAATCAAGCGGGCTATTCTACCCATCAGTCAAACATATACTCTTATGAAAGTTACAACCCCACACATGACCCAAGCGCTGGCTCAAGACCTGCCTCAAGCTCCACGCCCAGAGATACCATGATCAATATGCAGGCAGAACCGGAAGCTGCACGAGGATTTTGGGATACATTTTGTACCATATTGTAG
- the LOC105008981 gene encoding uncharacterized protein LOC105008981 isoform X1: protein MVQTLNNMEELRDSGFGCHSPRHGLKLLYWFANNYISFDNNNLMVAKYNPNVGPFGFHRFLNRLECANQICKKLLPDDDYPFYEVGNLHLPASKSMPKYVRKGDTGNIDQSNMDRLIISMCTDKIVHKVYVTQHDDLKTFDPVNTYRISRGLLMIICGHRSAGMSLGEFLNQAGYSTHQSNIYSYESYNPTHDPSAGSRPASSSTPRDTMINMQAEPEAARGFWDTFCTIL, encoded by the coding sequence ATGGTTCAAACACTCAACAACATGGAGGAACTTAGAGATTCTGGGTTTGGTTGTCACTCGCCTAGACACGGGCTCAAGCTTCTTTACTGGTTCGCCAACAATTATATTTCCTTTGACAATAACAACCTGATGGTGGCAAAATACAACCCCAATGTAGGACCCTTTGGTTTCCATCGCTTCCTCAACAGGCTGGAGTGTGCCAATCAAATCTGCAAAAAACTGCTTCCTGATGATGACTACCCATTTTATGAGGTAGGAAACCTCCACCTCCCAGCATCTAAATCCATGCCTAAATATGTCCGGAAAGGTGACACTGGCAACATAGACCAAAGCAACATGGACCGCCTCATCATCAGCATGTGCACAGACAAGATTGTGCATAAGGTCTATGTGACTCAGCATGACGACCTAAAGACTTTTGACCCCGTCAACACCTATCGCATCAGCAGAGGGTTGCTCATGATCATCTGTGGCCATAGATCTGCAGGCATGTCACTGGGGGAATTCCTGAATCAAGCGGGCTATTCTACCCATCAGTCAAACATATACTCTTATGAAAGTTACAACCCCACACATGACCCAAGCGCTGGCTCAAGACCTGCCTCAAGCTCCACGCCCAGAGATACCATGATCAATATGCAGGCAGAACCGGAAGCTGCACGAGGATTTTGGGATACATTTTGTACCATATTGTAG